Genomic window (Mycoplasma sp. NEAQ87857):
TATCATTAATTTCTGCAGCAATTTTTAATTTGGTTCCATCTTTAAATTCTTGATATTGTACATTTTTATAAAACTCATCTCAATTAAAACTACTTCTTCTTGATTTGAAATTGAATTTATCTTTTACTTTAGCAACAAATGCTTGAAAAACATTAGAGGAATTAGTTTGATTATTTTGATTATCTTTTTGCATCATTCTCCTATCTTTGTCTTCTTAAAGCATCTTGGATGCTTGAACCAATTAATTGCACAGAAGCAGTAATTAAAATTAATAATGTTGATGGAATAAATACATATCTTAAATATGATGGGAATACTTGTTGGCCTGCTGCAATTAAGTTTCCTAAAGTAGGTGTATCTTTAATTGATAAACCAATGAAAGCTAAACTAGCTTCTGAAAGAATAACTCCAGGAATAGCAAATACTAATTGAGTAACTAAAATTGGAATAATAACAGGAACGAAGTTTTTAAGAATTTTAATTGTAGGAGTTCCTAATACTCTAGAAGCAGCTACTCATTCAAAGTTTCTTGCTCTACGTACTTGAGCTCTAACTTGTAAGGCCATTCCAATTCATCCAGTTAAGGTTAAAGCAAACACTGTAATACCAAAACTTGGTTTAGTAATAATAGTAACTAAAATCAAGATTAAGATTGATGGAACGTTACTTACAATTTTAATAATAAAAGTAATTATTTTATCAAATCAATCAAATTGACCCATTACTATACCAACACTAACTCCAACAATTACATTTATTGCTACAACTGATAATGATAATAATAAGGAATATCTTAATCCTCATCATAATCTAGCTCAATAATCTCTACCAACTTCATCAGTTCCTAAAAAGTGATATACACCACTATTATCGTAAGAATTAACTGGTAAATCTTTATGGAAAACATTAGAAGCTACAGGATCTTGAGTGGTAAATGGAAGTATCATTGCTAGTATAAAAATAATTACAATAGTAACAAATCCAAATACACCAGCAAAGTTTTTAGAAAAACGATATACAAATTCTTTAAATACTTTAGTTTGAGCACCTAAGTGTTGAGTTTCATTATATTCAAATACTTTTCCCGCAAGTTTTCATCCTTGATAGTTAAATGGTTGAACAACCATATTTGGCTTTAAATCATCATCTTCATTAATTTCAGCTACATCTTGATTTTCTCTTATTTTATTAGCTTTTTTATTAATTCAATCTCTTAATTTTGACATTATTTAGCCTTTCTTCTAACTCTAGGATCAATTGCTTCATATAAAATATCTCTTAGAGTATAAGATAAAATGGTAAGCAATGTATAAAGTGTAATTAAAAATAAAATAACATTATAATCTTTTGATTGGATCGCTTGAAGGAATGTAGCTCCTGAACCTGGGATGAAAAAGATTTGTTCAATGAAAAATCCACCAATGAATGATCCTAAAACAACAGCAGGGAAGAATGTTGCAATAGGGAATAATGAAGGTTTAAGTGCATGTTTTCACACAAAACGGTTTTTACTTAAACCTTTTAAATATGCAAATTTAGCATGCACAGAGTTAATTTCACGATTTCACTCTGTACGAATATATTTGATGTAAACTAGAATACTACTTAATGATAGAGCTAACCCAGGTAGAATATAGGTTAAAAAGTCCTTTTCTTCAAATGCATAAGGTAAATGAATTGAACGACCTATGAAAACTAATACTAAAGCAAAGATTAATGATGGAACTGATGAGAAAACACTAATAATAATTGTTGAAATATTGTCAGCTAAACCTCCTGGGTTTTTCCCGACATAAACACCAATACTAATTCCTAGTACTACTGTAATTAAAACTGAAAAGATACCAACTAAGAATGATTTATAAAATCTTTCTCAAATAAATGAGTTAATTTCTTGTCCAGGGAATAATGATAAAGAAATACCAAAATCCCCATGTAAAATACCTTTTAAGTAATTGAAATACCTTTGAATTAAAGGTAAGTTTAAACCATATTGTTCTTCAATCGCTGCTCTTTGGTTAGCGTCTTTTAATCCTGCAGTTAATGCATTTGAACCAGGAACAATATTGATTAAGAAAAATACAATAGTAATAACAATTCAAGCAACAATTATAAACTCAATGAAAGTTTTAATTAATTTTCAAGTTGATTTTAAAATTGGTGAATCTATTGCTAATAATTTTTGTCAAAGTTTTAAAGATGTATTCCTCTGGTTTGACAAAATAACGTGATTATCATCGTTTTTAATTTTTGTTTTAAACAGCATTAATTATCTCCCTTCTACGTTTAATGGTAACCCTGGTCTAGGTGGTTTTGTTACATCATAAGCATATTGTAAGTCAAAAGTGAATAAAGAACTAACTCCTCCTACTTTTGATATTTCTCAGTTAGTATCAACCTCCATTAATGGAATAACAGGTGAAGCATCTCTAATAATTTTTTCAAAAGTACCAATTAATGAATAAACATAATCTTGAGTTCATCCTTGATCTTTATCTGCTTGACTAAAGTTTCCTGAGAAAAATCCATTTAATCTATCTGAATATTCTTGAATATCTTCATTATTTTTAATGAATGATAGTTCAATTGCTTTTTTTCATAAATCTAATTGTTGAGAATTAGGTGTTATGGTTTTAGTAGTTTCGTTTAATCTTGCACTTGCATTTTGAGAATTTTTATAAATTTCATCGATTCCAAAAACATTAAATACATATGAATTTAAAACAGATTGTATGTTTGTTTTTTTCATATTAGTATTATTTAATAATAAATATCTAAGTAATTGTTTAATTTGCTCAGCACCAATAGCTACTTTTTCTTTATCGTTTAATTGATCTTGTACTTCTTTAAGAATTGTATTAGCTGTTTTTTCACTAAAATTACTAATTTGAACAGTATTTTGTGATTGTTTTAATCTATTAAATTGTTCTTTTAATTCTGCATTTGAGTTGATAATATTTTGAATTACTTGAATTGGATGAGCTAATACTTGTTCAGCAGTTTGATTGGTTGAAAGTAAGTATTGTTGTACAAAATAATCAGCATAAATGAAATCACCAACTGGATTATTTTTAAATCCAAACAATGTTCCTTCAAGACTATTAATTCCATCACGTTTGAAAAATGCAGCAATGTAATCTTGAGGATTATTACCTCCAACACGGTCAAAGTTATCATAGATCATGTCGAATTTTCCAGTTTCTAAGAAAGCTGAATAAGTATTTCCTGGTAAAGTTCTTACATCAAGTTTAATAAATCCGTTTGAAGCTCTTTCGATTTTTTCTTTTAAGAATTCTCCAGCTTTATTTTGTTCAGCTGAATCACCATTAACTAAGAAGCTAACAGTTACATGATCAACATTAGGATGTGCTTTTTTGTATAACTCTACATAATCCATTGTAGTTTTTGGTTGATAGTAAATATCAGTTCTAATTGTTCTTTCGAAATTGAATTGTTTTGCTAAGTGAGTAATGAAATCTAAATTTTGTAATCTATGAGTTTCATTATTTTTAGTTTTATAAGTTTTATCTTCAAAGAACATTTCTAAGTTTCTACCATCAAATGTTTTATATTGACCATAAGCAGTTCAGTTAGTTACTGGAAGAGTAAAGTCTCATCCAACATAACGCAACATTTCTTCACGGTTAATTGCATAGAAAATTGCATTTCTTATGTTTTGATCTTGTACAGCACTATTTCCATTACTTTCTTGATCTAAGTTAAATGCTAAAGCAATAGTTCCATAACCAACATTTTTCTTTAAATATTTACGATATTCTTTACTTGTTCAATAATCATTAATTTTTGAACCTGGAATAGTGGTTTGTGAAATAATACCATCTTCAAATAAAATAGAGTTAACATTTCTTTGAGTTGAGAAAATAATTTTAACACTATCAGGAATAACGTTTTCTACATCAAAGTAATCTCTATTTTTTCTTAAAATAATAAATCCTTGAGGTCCAAAAACAATTTCTTCAGGACTAACTTTAAATGGTCCTGTGGTTAAGAAATTACTGGTTGAATTACCGTATTTTAATATTCCTCCACCTTGAGTTTCAACATATTTACGGTTAATTGGGAAAATTCTTGATAAAGTACTTGAAAGTAAGAATGATAAATTAGGAGTTCCATTTTCATTAAAAATCATTGTAAAACTGTTTTCAGAGTTAGATAATCCTTTTGAACCTGCTTTTAGAATTTTTTGTCCAAATGTTTTTGAAGAACTATCTTCATCTTGTACCACAGTAAAAGTTTGATAAGGGTTTACATAAGGATTTTTAACTAAAGTAACTTCATATTCACCTTTTGCATCTTTGATTTTAAATTGTTGTTTATCTAAATTAAGATCAAAATTAGGGTTGTATTGAATGTTGTTGCTAATTAATGAATTTGGATAGTCTAAGAATAATTGACCAGTATAAAACCCAAATGATAAAGCTGCATTTTTGATTTCTTCAATTTCTTTAGCGTCATTTTTTGATTGAGATTGTCATACTTTTTGATTTGGATCTTGAACATACTCTCCACGACTGTTTTTAATGTAGTTTCTTCTACCTCATGGATTTTTGTAGAATCTTCCATGCACTTTATTATATTTAATTTGAGCATTGATGAACTTTTCAGCTCCTTCAATGTTCATTTTTTTAATTTGGTCTAATTTTTCAGATCCTGTATTGAAATCTAAAATATATTCTAAGTAATCTCTTAAATCTTGTGAAGTTACCACATCACCATTACTTCAAAAGTTTTTATTATCATTGGTATAAGCAGTAACAGCCATATAGTTATTTTGGTTTTTTGGGTTAGGAAAAGCATATAAGGTTGCATCACCTAATGCAATATTACCACTAACATCAGAACGTCCTACTCCTCCAAAAATACTAAAATCTTGTAATGGGTATGATGAACCTGTCATTCTATTAGTTCCATTTTCTTTATTTAATGAACTTGAAGCAAACCCTTGTTCTTTAGGATCTTCTTTAGTTCTTGTAATGTACTCATGGAAATTAGCTGTTTCAGGACCTAATTTTCCTTCTTTACCTTCTTGAATATCCATAATCACAAATGAATATCTACCTGTATTTAATTGTCTTTTTAAAGCATCAGTAGGACCATTTTTAAAGTATGATAAAACCAATGAAGGTAAAATTTTATCTAATGATTTTTTAGTAATGTAATTTAAACTACTAATTGGTTCACTAACTAAACCTAAATCATAAGTTGCAGTATCTTTTTTAAGATTATTAATATTAGTTGGTGTATCTAATTTACTCTTAAAGTTTTTTTGATTCTTAGAATCATCATTTTTGGTTTCTGAACTAGCACAAGCTACTGCAATTCCCATAATAGGAGTTGTAGTTAATGCTAATAACGAAAGTTTTCAATTTCTTTTTTTCATAATTCTCCTATTATCCAATATTGTTAAACTGATAATTAATTCCTAATATTGCTTTACCAGTTTTGGTGTTATTTTTTTTCTCAGCATAAATTTTAATTGGTGCTTGAGAAGCTAATTTTCCATTTTCCCCAATAACATCTTCGCTTCCAAGTGTAAAGTTTCCAACTACTTTTTTATCTTTATCAGCAAATTCAACATAATATTGTTGTTGAGGATCTAATAATTTATCTCTATATTTAGACATATAAGCATAATCACTAATTCATGATCCATATCCATATTCTGATAAGTATTTTTTAGTTGTTCCATCTCCTTGACGTGTTAAATAGAAAATGTTATTAGTGTTTTTTGAATGAATTGGTAAATATGCAATATCTTTAGGATTGTTGATGTTAGTAAATTTTAAGAATTTAGCTTGTTTTAATAAGTCTAATGAAGCAAATCCATATAAAGTTACTGCATCATAATCTTTATTTCTATTAATTCCTGAAATAGTTCTATTACCAACTCCATAGTTTAATAATTGAGAAACAAAGAATGCTTCAGGTTGATTATCAACTAAAGTTTTACCATCAAATGATGTTAATCTTCTTTCATCTTCTGGAATAATTACAGGATTTCTATTATCATCATAAAGTTCCATTTTAATTTTAGCTTTTTGAGCTCTATCAACAAAGTATCCATTTTGGTGTTTTAATAATTTACCAAAGTAACTTGATTCTCTTGTTTCTCTGCTTGAGCTTGAAAGATTGTTTTTGTTGAATAAAATTAGAGTTTTATCAGCTTGTTGTTCATTTTTCTCATATTGATTTAAACGTTCTTTAATTAAGTTTAATCTATCAGATCTAGCTTCTTCTAATTCTTTTTGAATATCTTTAAGTTTAAATCTTTCTTTTAAATTTAATTCATTGTTTTTGAATTTAGCATCTAAAACAGTTTTTTCATTTGTTAATTTTTGAATTTTGTTATCTAAATCATCTTCTTTATTTAATGTTTCTTCTCAAACTTTAAGATTTAGTGCTCTTATTGCTTTATTTTTTCTTACATCTGATACCCAACTAAACGCTTCATTGAATTTCTCGCTACTTAATTTAATTGAATTTAAAAATTCTAAGCTAGTTACATCAACAATATATTCTAATCCTGTTTGCCCTTCATTAATATCTTTTAAGTATTTTGGTGAATTTCCAAAATTATCAATTGGAACAAAAGTAGTTTGAACATAATCTCTAGTTAATGTTTCAGCAATTGTATAAATATAATCAGTAAATTTATCGTTTAATAATGGTTCAACTCTAGTTGCAAAATAAGTAGAAGCATCATTTGAAGGAGTTCCGGTTGAAAATTGTGAATACACAAAATCACTATAGAAACCTTTAGCTTTATAACCTAAATCTTTTCAAGTTATTATTCCTCCAAGGAATAATAATAAATCTTGAGCATCAACATTTGCACCATAATCTTTTAAATTATTTTTTTCTAAGAAGCTTGCTATTGCTCTTTGGATTGCATTTGGCGAAACACGTTTACCATCATTAAAATCAAGATATGCATCACTAGGAACATATGAACGATAAATATTTTGATTTTCAAAATATACTCCATAATCTTTTGATAAGAATGCAGCATTTTGTTCCATTTGAGTTAATGGGTTAAAGTTTTTAACAAATAACATTAATCCTGATTCTCTAAAACGTTTCATCGCTTCATTAGCTAATAATTGTTCATTAGCAATAATTGCTTGATTATTAGGATCATTTTCTTTCATTAATTGAGCTTTAAAGGTTTCGAGGTTAAATTTAGTTTTAACATAATCAATATCTCAATTAAAGATAAAATTATTTTCTTTTGCATTTGATGCAGCTTGATCTAATTTTGCTTTAGAATAATCCATTGCACTAAATGTTAAAAACGCATCTAATGAACTAAATCACATTTGAGCACTAGTTGCATTTGGATTTAAAGCTACAATGGAAGCACCTAAAGATTGAGATTTAGCATCTTTGTTTAAGATGGTAAATCTTGAATTATTAGTATCTAAGTTAAACACTAAATTAGTTAGAGGTTTAGCTAAAGTTAATCCTGATACTTGATTATCATCGTAAGCAAATTGTAAAATACCTGTTCTCATTAATAACGATAATAAATCATCAAATCCTAATTGAATAGCACCTTCAGGAGCTACTAAATCATATTGTTTAGCTAAGTCTCTTAATCTAGAAAGATTATTACCATAAATACTTTCATTTAATAAAGTTGATGATTGTAATCTTGGCATAATATATTCATTATTACCAATTTTAACTACCCGGTTAATTTGAGCAAATCTAGGAACAGTATATCCTGTTTGAATATTATAACTAACAGAACTTTGTTTTCATAATCTAGGTAAATCACCTAAACCAGCTTCAACAGTTTTTGCGGTTGCATTATCTTCACCTTGAGCTTGTATTGCTTCACTATTATATAAAGTAAGTAAGATGTCTTCAATAATACTTTTTCCACCAAGAGCTAAATAATGGTATGCTTTACGCATTTTTCCACCAAGCTCTACACCTAATAGGTTATATGATGGATTTTTTTCAATTTCATCACTACGATATTTAATAGAATTAATAGTTCCTTGATCATCAACAGCACCTAGTAAGTTAATAATACTAAATGCAGGATCTGGACCTAAAATAGTTGCAGAATTATTTCATCCACTTTCATGCACTGAATTAGAATAAATGTTTTTGATTGCATCTTCAATAGTTTTAATTTTTTGTTCATAATAATTAGCACTATCTTCATCTAAAGGTGTATTTAACGGTACTACAATTGCAGGAGTTCCATCATTGTTTAATAATTTAACTTTAGTAATAATTAATTTTTCTTGATCATTTGTTTTTGCATCTACTATACTTACTGTGAATTCGTTTTTTGATTCATCAGTAATTGTAACAACTCCAGCATCAATTAAACTACGACCTGAACCATCTTTGATAGTTGAATAAACATCTTTAGCTGAAACTTCAGCAATAATTGATTGTCCTGTAGTTGGATTAGTTCCAAATGCTTTTAATTTATCATCATAATATGGATTAATTGTTCCTGAATGTCTATCAAATGAGTTAGCTAAGAATAAATCACCGATTTTAACTCCTCTTAATTCTGCAGCTTTTGCTAATCCATTAAAATCTTGTAAGAAACGTCTTTTTGGATTTTGATTAATAGTGTCATAATAGCTTGCATTACGGTTAACACTTCCTCAAACATCAGCATCAGCTTCTTTTTCTCAAACTTTTTTACCATCTTTATTGGTTAAGAATTTATATTTGAAAAATTCTCCAGTACTTGTTTCATTGTCTAAAGCATTAACTTTATAAATGTCAATTCCTGTACGAGCTTTTAAATAGTTTTTTAAATATTCAACATTTAAATATCCACTATCATTAGCTCCACCACGTACACTTAATGCACCTGTATAAACACTATTGTTTTCTTTACCAATTTGAGTTAACATTTGTAAAGTATAATGATGACCATATTCGTGAGTTCCAACATATTTTAAGAAATCAGTTGAAATACCTTCAAAACCATCAATAAAACTATATAAAACTAAAGGTAATCCAATACTGTCATTAACGTCTAATCCTTTATATGGGCCATTAACAACTTGATATTCATAAAATCCTTGATCATTTAAAACAGATTCAATATGTGGTCCATTTAATTCTTTTAATAAAAATGGAAAATCTCTAGTAACTTTTTCAATTAATCCTGGATATACTTCATTATAAATTTGGTAATCTCTACTTTTGATTCCAGTTAATAATTGTCCATTTTCATCATAAGTATTGATTTTTTCAGGACCTACATTCATTGTGATTGGTTTAATTGAACCTTGATATTCAACAGCATCTTTAAAACTAGTAAATTGTTCTCTATTAGCTTTATCATCTAAATTATTATTAAATGAAACTAAATAAGTTTGATTATTACTATCTTTTAATGTTACAAATAAGTTAAAAATATTTTTGTTATTAAATTGAGTTTTTTGAACTTCAAAATTAGTTATTTGGTATTTGGTAATTGATTTAGCATTTTCTGGAGTTTTAGCATATTCATATGCTTGAC
Coding sequences:
- a CDS encoding ABC transporter permease yields the protein MLFKTKIKNDDNHVILSNQRNTSLKLWQKLLAIDSPILKSTWKLIKTFIEFIIVAWIVITIVFFLINIVPGSNALTAGLKDANQRAAIEEQYGLNLPLIQRYFNYLKGILHGDFGISLSLFPGQEINSFIWERFYKSFLVGIFSVLITVVLGISIGVYVGKNPGGLADNISTIIISVFSSVPSLIFALVLVFIGRSIHLPYAFEEKDFLTYILPGLALSLSSILVYIKYIRTEWNREINSVHAKFAYLKGLSKNRFVWKHALKPSLFPIATFFPAVVLGSFIGGFFIEQIFFIPGSGATFLQAIQSKDYNVILFLITLYTLLTILSYTLRDILYEAIDPRVRRKAK
- a CDS encoding ABC transporter substrate-binding protein; amino-acid sequence: MKKRNWKLSLLALTTTPIMGIAVACASSETKNDDSKNQKNFKSKLDTPTNINNLKKDTATYDLGLVSEPISSLNYITKKSLDKILPSLVLSYFKNGPTDALKRQLNTGRYSFVIMDIQEGKEGKLGPETANFHEYITRTKEDPKEQGFASSSLNKENGTNRMTGSSYPLQDFSIFGGVGRSDVSGNIALGDATLYAFPNPKNQNNYMAVTAYTNDNKNFWSNGDVVTSQDLRDYLEYILDFNTGSEKLDQIKKMNIEGAEKFINAQIKYNKVHGRFYKNPWGRRNYIKNSRGEYVQDPNQKVWQSQSKNDAKEIEEIKNAALSFGFYTGQLFLDYPNSLISNNIQYNPNFDLNLDKQQFKIKDAKGEYEVTLVKNPYVNPYQTFTVVQDEDSSSKTFGQKILKAGSKGLSNSENSFTMIFNENGTPNLSFLLSSTLSRIFPINRKYVETQGGGILKYGNSTSNFLTTGPFKVSPEEIVFGPQGFIILRKNRDYFDVENVIPDSVKIIFSTQRNVNSILFEDGIISQTTIPGSKINDYWTSKEYRKYLKKNVGYGTIALAFNLDQESNGNSAVQDQNIRNAIFYAINREEMLRYVGWDFTLPVTNWTAYGQYKTFDGRNLEMFFEDKTYKTKNNETHRLQNLDFITHLAKQFNFERTIRTDIYYQPKTTMDYVELYKKAHPNVDHVTVSFLVNGDSAEQNKAGEFLKEKIERASNGFIKLDVRTLPGNTYSAFLETGKFDMIYDNFDRVGGNNPQDYIAAFFKRDGINSLEGTLFGFKNNPVGDFIYADYFVQQYLLSTNQTAEQVLAHPIQVIQNIINSNAELKEQFNRLKQSQNTVQISNFSEKTANTILKEVQDQLNDKEKVAIGAEQIKQLLRYLLLNNTNMKKTNIQSVLNSYVFNVFGIDEIYKNSQNASARLNETTKTITPNSQQLDLWKKAIELSFIKNNEDIQEYSDRLNGFFSGNFSQADKDQGWTQDYVYSLIGTFEKIIRDASPVIPLMEVDTNWEISKVGGVSSLFTFDLQYAYDVTKPPRPGLPLNVEGR
- a CDS encoding ABC transporter permease, producing MSKLRDWINKKANKIRENQDVAEINEDDDLKPNMVVQPFNYQGWKLAGKVFEYNETQHLGAQTKVFKEFVYRFSKNFAGVFGFVTIVIIFILAMILPFTTQDPVASNVFHKDLPVNSYDNSGVYHFLGTDEVGRDYWARLWWGLRYSLLLSLSVVAINVIVGVSVGIVMGQFDWFDKIITFIIKIVSNVPSILILILVTIITKPSFGITVFALTLTGWIGMALQVRAQVRRARNFEWVAASRVLGTPTIKILKNFVPVIIPILVTQLVFAIPGVILSEASLAFIGLSIKDTPTLGNLIAAGQQVFPSYLRYVFIPSTLLILITASVQLIGSSIQDALRRQR
- a CDS encoding PDxFFG protein, giving the protein MKRKKPLSLTSKLLISLGILTAGTGVVIGSMFGYSANSDEVLGSKSPIDSKLLINDFSKFRSGKTTSTLDVKDNQGNVVAKSSNDGSKFYYLDDKSKTYTLKEFQTNYLTKYNQDFASLDYRVNNDKVDIYHNNNLVGQTDLNYQSFYLVNNKTKLNFLEFLQNLLKDKKDTPHNVSIIEHLGQLVPELEIYDPQKSKVIASTNQEGTEFWFISEPKVKYNFDDFYQEYFKRYKESFNLNIKYGSFIFADEYVLAVRPKQFIEFSKWFMNNVAWGPDVITLNVFRIVSGVTRNGNSITLGDHSTLHKESSEIKFYPDAFFGTLPIYSSISGRGNATDALTYSAFKDVASYQQVTQYLKDIPLASIVKNNYTRSVDKDANVTIRNKPDYKDVFANIIMPGRLLNQKVKLFVGQDYDPKYSLPLPKQIDRNNTKPQLPTEQKKTLFLNSKITADQFNQIKNAHLNDFKDIEFNQLKDATITKVEISQLEYNNPEGNKIPHMIISFTYKDQNNQDVNGQYVLQDLKSLNSFVEVVSLQQLEQVVNQQILNFLDFYDVNNYLDKNIYIYHDPTINQDRFFANYGQAYEYAKTPENAKSITKYQITNFEVQKTQFNNKNIFNLFVTLKDSNNQTYLVSFNNNLDDKANREQFTSFKDAVEYQGSIKPITMNVGPEKINTYDENGQLLTGIKSRDYQIYNEVYPGLIEKVTRDFPFLLKELNGPHIESVLNDQGFYEYQVVNGPYKGLDVNDSIGLPLVLYSFIDGFEGISTDFLKYVGTHEYGHHYTLQMLTQIGKENNSVYTGALSVRGGANDSGYLNVEYLKNYLKARTGIDIYKVNALDNETSTGEFFKYKFLTNKDGKKVWEKEADADVWGSVNRNASYYDTINQNPKRRFLQDFNGLAKAAELRGVKIGDLFLANSFDRHSGTINPYYDDKLKAFGTNPTTGQSIIAEVSAKDVYSTIKDGSGRSLIDAGVVTITDESKNEFTVSIVDAKTNDQEKLIITKVKLLNNDGTPAIVVPLNTPLDEDSANYYEQKIKTIEDAIKNIYSNSVHESGWNNSATILGPDPAFSIINLLGAVDDQGTINSIKYRSDEIEKNPSYNLLGVELGGKMRKAYHYLALGGKSIIEDILLTLYNSEAIQAQGEDNATAKTVEAGLGDLPRLWKQSSVSYNIQTGYTVPRFAQINRVVKIGNNEYIMPRLQSSTLLNESIYGNNLSRLRDLAKQYDLVAPEGAIQLGFDDLLSLLMRTGILQFAYDDNQVSGLTLAKPLTNLVFNLDTNNSRFTILNKDAKSQSLGASIVALNPNATSAQMWFSSLDAFLTFSAMDYSKAKLDQAASNAKENNFIFNWDIDYVKTKFNLETFKAQLMKENDPNNQAIIANEQLLANEAMKRFRESGLMLFVKNFNPLTQMEQNAAFLSKDYGVYFENQNIYRSYVPSDAYLDFNDGKRVSPNAIQRAIASFLEKNNLKDYGANVDAQDLLLFLGGIITWKDLGYKAKGFYSDFVYSQFSTGTPSNDASTYFATRVEPLLNDKFTDYIYTIAETLTRDYVQTTFVPIDNFGNSPKYLKDINEGQTGLEYIVDVTSLEFLNSIKLSSEKFNEAFSWVSDVRKNKAIRALNLKVWEETLNKEDDLDNKIQKLTNEKTVLDAKFKNNELNLKERFKLKDIQKELEEARSDRLNLIKERLNQYEKNEQQADKTLILFNKNNLSSSSRETRESSYFGKLLKHQNGYFVDRAQKAKIKMELYDDNRNPVIIPEDERRLTSFDGKTLVDNQPEAFFVSQLLNYGVGNRTISGINRNKDYDAVTLYGFASLDLLKQAKFLKFTNINNPKDIAYLPIHSKNTNNIFYLTRQGDGTTKKYLSEYGYGSWISDYAYMSKYRDKLLDPQQQYYVEFADKDKKVVGNFTLGSEDVIGENGKLASQAPIKIYAEKKNNTKTGKAILGINYQFNNIG